A segment of the Sandaracinaceae bacterium genome:
GGGCTTGCGAGGGATCGACCGGGCCCACGGCCGAGACCTGTGACGGTGCGGCGGACGACGACTGCGACGGCGCGATCGACGAGGGCTGCCCCTGCACGGACGGTGAGATGCGCGCGTGCGGGAGCGACGTCGGCGTGTGTGTCCCCGGCACGCAGACCTGCACCGGGGGGACGCTCGGCCCGTGTGAGGGAGAGGTCGCGCCTGGCGTCGAGGCGTGCGACGGCGCGCTCGACGAGGACTGTGACGGGCGGGTGGACGAGGGCGTGCGCGTCATCGTCTACCGCGACGCGGACGGAGACGGACACGGCGACCCGACGATGACCACGACCGATTGCGCCGCGTCGACGGGCTGGTCACTCGACGCCGACGACTGCGACGACGACTGCGCGGCGTGCCATCCGGCCGGCACCGAGACCTGCGACGCGCGCGACCAGGACTGCGATGGGCGGGTCGACGAGGGCGTGCGGAGCACCTGGTACCGCGATCGCGACGGGGACGGACATGGCGACCCGACCTCGCCCGCGATGGCCTGCGCGGCGCCCGCGGGCCACGTGGCGACCGGCGACGACTGCGACGACGACTGCGCGAGCTGTCGGCCGGGCGGGACCGAGACCTGCGACGCGCGCGACCAGGACTGCGACGGCACGATCGACGAGGCCCCGACCGGCGGGATGGAGCCCTGCCCCTGCCCACGCCGCACCCACGCCGGCCATTCGTATCTCTTCTGCCGCGGGGCGTACGACCAGGCGATGGGGCAGACCCGCTGCGGGAGCGTCGGCTACGCGCTCGCGACCATCGGCGACGCGGCCGAGCAGGCCTTCGTGTGGGGGCAGATCTCCTCGGGCACCCCCGACGACTGGTGGATCGGGCTCGACGACCGCGCGGTGGAAGGTACGCACGTGTGGCCTGACGGCTCGCCGCTGGGCACCTATCGCGCCTGGGCGACCGACCAGCCGGACAACGGCGGGCTCGCGCCCGTCGAGGAGGACTGCGTCGAGATGAGCTTCTCCGCGGGCGGGCGCTGGAACGATCTGGGCTGTGAGATCGGCTACCTGAGCGTCGTCTGCGAGAGCCCCTGAGCCAGTGAGCCCCCGCTGGGGGTTCCGGCGCGGTTCGGCTTGCCCGGAGTCGATCGCCGCACGATCATGAGAGCCGTGTCCTTCCCCGCTCCGGTGACCTCGCCCGCGGACGACGACGCCGAAGACCCTTCGGGCCTCGTCGGACGCGTCCTCGCGGACCGCTATCGCGTCACCGGCCTGCTCGGCGTCGGCGGCATCGGACGGGTCTACCGCGCCGTGCACCTCGTCCTGAAGCGCGAGGTCGCGCTGAAGGTGCTGCTCGAGCACTACCAGTGCGTGCCGGAGCTGCAGCGGCGCTTCGAGCGAGAGGCGATGGCCCTCGCGGCTCTCTCGCACCCGAACATCGTCACCATCACCGACTTCGTCTCGACCCGCGACGCGACCTTCCTCGTGATGGAGCTGGTGGAGGGGCGCGATCTGGACGAGCTCCTCGAGGCCGAGGGCGCGGTGCCGCCCGTCGCCGCCTTCGCCATCATGGAGCAGACCCTCTCGTGCCTCGCGTACGCGCACGCGCGCGACGTCATCCACCGCGACCTCAAGCCGCAGAACGTGCTCGTGCGCGAGCTGCCCGGGGATCGCGTGCACGCGACGGTGCTCGACTTCGGGCTCGCCAAGTTCATGGACGGCTCCGGCCCGGCCGCGAACCTGACCAAGACCGGGCTCGTCGTCGGCACCCCGGCCTACATGGCCCCCGAGCAGGCGAGCGGGGGCCGCGCTGATCAGCGCGCGGACGTCTACGCGGCCGGGATCATGTTCTTCGAGATGCTCGCGGGCACCCACCCGTTCGAGGGCTTCGAGGGCGCCGATCTCCTGCGGCAGCACCTCCTGACCCGCGCCCCCACGCTGGCGTCGGTGTGCCCGGGCGCTCGCATCGCCCCCGAGCTCGAGTCGTTCGTCGCGCGCGCGCTCGAGAAGGACGGCGCGGACCGCTTCGCCGACGGCGGCGCCATGCTCGACGCGTTCCTCGCGCTGCCGCCGGACGCGTTCTCACCCGCAGGCGGCGTGACCGGCAAACGCGCCATCCGCTCCGACGCGCCGACCGCCATCGGGCTGAAGCCCACCGCGCCGGCCATGCCCGCCGCGCTGAGCGCCCACGGAGAGCCGCGACGGGGCGGTGGGCTGGCGTGGATCATGGCCGCGATCATGGCCGCCATCGCCATCGGCGCGATCACGTGGATCTATCTTCGGGGCCCGAGCGCCCCCACGCCGACGCCGCCTCCGACCGGCGCGGTCGGGCCCTCGCCCGCGACCGAGACGACCGCCGCGACCGCGCCCACCAACGACGCGCCGACCGACGACGCGCCGGAGGCCGGGGACGGAGACCCGACGGGGGCGGTCGAGGGTGACGACGAGGAGGACCTCGAGGACGAAGCGGAGGGCGAGGACACCCCGCTCGCGGTGGCGGACGACGCCCCCGAGGACGAGCCGGAGGAGGAGATCGCGCCCCCCGCAGAGCGCCCCGCGGCCCGAAACCCGTGGCGAGAGGGGACGCCCCGGGCGCTGGTCCCGATCCGCCGTCGCGTCGCGCGCGGCCACCCGATCACCACGCGCCACATCCGGGCGGTGCAGCAGTATCGGCGACGAAACCCGTCGGACCTCCGCGGGCGACTCGCGCTGGCCCAGGTCTACGTCGCGCGGGGCTGGCTCACGAACGCGCTCCGTCAGTACCGCGGGGCCTACCGCCGGGACCCGAGCGTGCGTGGCGATCCCCGCATGCGCCGCGATCTCGCGCGCATGACCGGCCTCGCGCCGCTGCACGGGGAGGCGACGGACACGCTCGTGGAGATCTACGGCGAAGAGGCCCGCGCCACGCTCGGCCGGCTCCTGCGCCGGGAGCCCGACGCGGAGACGCAGCGTCGATACCGAGCCGCGCTGGATCGCTTGCCGGCCCCCGACTGATCGTCATCGCTCGAAGAGCCGATCAGCGCGCCTTCGTGAGCTCGCGCGCCATGTCCTCGGCCGTCTTCACCACGGCAAGGTTCGCGCGAAAGCCCCCGCGCGCCTCGATTCGATCGACGGTCGCGTCCGTGAGCGAGGCGCCGGACAGGGTGACGCGATCCTCCACCGGTCGGACCGCGCGCTCGGTCTCGGCGGCGGCCTCGGCGAAGCGCTCGCCGTGGCGGATCATCGCCCCCGCGGCGCCGTGAAGAGCTTGGATCACGACCGTGTCATCGGACGCCGCCCGCGAATCTGAAGGCCGGATCGAGGCGCTGATGCCGTACTCTCGGGCTCGGATGCCCGAAGGTACGGCGGTCGACACCTGCGAAGCCGCGATCCGTGACTGGATCCTCTCCGGCGAGGTGAGCCCGGGCGAGCGGCTGCCCCCCGAGCGCCGGCTCGCCGAGCGGCTCGGCGTGAACCGCACGACGCTGCGGGGCGCGCTCAGCCGGCTGGCGAGCGCGCGGCTGCTCACCGTGCGGCAGGGCAGCGGCTACGTCGTGCAGGACTATCGTCGCGTGGCCGGCCTCGAGCTGCTCCCGGAGGTCGTCGCGCTCGCGGAGGCGCGCGGGGACGGGATTGGCCCCATCGTGAAGGACCTGCTCGAGGTCCGGCGCAGGCTCGCCACGATGGCGCTCGAGCGCTTCGTGGACCACCCACGCCCGGGCGCGGCCGACCGCGTGGAGGCGGCCGTCGATCGCTTCGCGGAGCTGATGGGGTCGAGCCCGACCGAGGAGGAGGTGGTCGACGCCGATCTCGCGGTGATCGGGGAGTTCCTGGAGGCGAGCGGCTCGGCGGTGCTGGGGCTCTGCCTCAACCCGATCAGCTTCGTGGTGCAGTCCCTGGCCCCCCTCCGGGCCGCCCTGTACGTCGACCCCGACACGAACGTCGCCGCCTACCGTCTCCTCGTGCTCTGGATGCGGAGCCCGTCGCGCGACGCGATCGCGCGGGTGGCCGAGCAGCTCGAGCGACGCGACGCCGAGACCGTGGCGCGGGTGACGCGGGCAGCCGCCGAGGGGTGAAGCGGCCGCGCGGGCCTATGCTGGGCTCATGCGCGGATGGGCGATCGGGCTGGCGATGCTCGGGGCGTGCGGCTCTCAGGGATCCGCCGCCTCCTCTTCACCGAGGAGGCGCACGGGCGCATCTACCGCGTCAGCTACGCGGGATGATCAGCTCTCGCCGACGCCCTCTTCGGGCTCCTCGGTCTCCTCGACCGCGTCGTCGACCGCCTGCTGCTCGTCCTCGGCCCGCCGCTGCTCGTTCCAGTGGGCGTCCCGGTCCCACCGATCGACGGTGCCGTCGCCGTCGAGGTCGTTGCCGACCCGGACCATGCGGCCGTCCTCGTAGTACTCCCAGGTGTCGGGCTGCCAGCGGCTGGCGGTGCTGCGGCCGCCACGGTCGCGCTCGGTGCGCACCATGCGGCCTTCCTCGAAGTAGATCTTCGTGTCGACGCGGCCGTCCCCGTCGGTGTCCTGCTCCTGGCGGACGATGCGCCCGTCCTGGAAGAACGTGATGATGTCCATCGCGCCGTCGAAGTTGCGGTCGGCCTCCTCGCGGAGCGGTCGACCCTCTTCGTTGTAGTAGCGCACGACGTCCTTGACGCCGTCGGCGTTCAGGTCGGCCTCGCGGCACGCGAGGATCAGGCGGATCAGCGGCGGCGTGCCCACGCGGCGGAACACGCGCCGCACGTCCGGGAAGTCGTCGCCGGAGGTGTCGTACTCGCTCACCTCGCGCTCGGTGCCCGCGGTCTCGCAGCGCCCCTGATCGTCGTCGGGCCTGGAGGAGCCCTCCATCGCGCGCGCCTGGGTCTGCGTCTGGTTCGCGGCCCGCTCGTTGCCGCCGCCGCAGCCCGGAGTGACGAGGCCCAGCGCGCCGAGCGCGGCCAGCGCGCCGACCAGTTTGGAGATCCGCGTCGCGCCGCTCATTCCGTCTCCTCGCTCGTCTCGCCCTCGCCGCCGTCCGCGGCCTCCTCGGGCGGCACGTCGGACACGCCCTCCCAGGGCATGCCCTCGCCCGGCGTGGTCTCGGGGGGAGTGTCCCCGCCTTCGCCTCCGGCGCCCTCTTCGCCGCCCGCGTCGGGGCTC
Coding sequences within it:
- a CDS encoding C-type lectin domain-containing protein codes for the protein MGGRVMGRPRFAAWALAALLATGCTLDRGGLRVPVGDAAVRDAAVRDAMTDAAGCVPAEETCNGRDDDCDGVTDEALERGCGSDVGACAPGIESCAAGRWGACEGSTGPTAETCDGAADDDCDGAIDEGCPCTDGEMRACGSDVGVCVPGTQTCTGGTLGPCEGEVAPGVEACDGALDEDCDGRVDEGVRVIVYRDADGDGHGDPTMTTTDCAASTGWSLDADDCDDDCAACHPAGTETCDARDQDCDGRVDEGVRSTWYRDRDGDGHGDPTSPAMACAAPAGHVATGDDCDDDCASCRPGGTETCDARDQDCDGTIDEAPTGGMEPCPCPRRTHAGHSYLFCRGAYDQAMGQTRCGSVGYALATIGDAAEQAFVWGQISSGTPDDWWIGLDDRAVEGTHVWPDGSPLGTYRAWATDQPDNGGLAPVEEDCVEMSFSAGGRWNDLGCEIGYLSVVCESP
- a CDS encoding GntR family transcriptional regulator, with translation MPEGTAVDTCEAAIRDWILSGEVSPGERLPPERRLAERLGVNRTTLRGALSRLASARLLTVRQGSGYVVQDYRRVAGLELLPEVVALAEARGDGIGPIVKDLLEVRRRLATMALERFVDHPRPGAADRVEAAVDRFAELMGSSPTEEEVVDADLAVIGEFLEASGSAVLGLCLNPISFVVQSLAPLRAALYVDPDTNVAAYRLLVLWMRSPSRDAIARVAEQLERRDAETVARVTRAAAEG
- a CDS encoding protein kinase, which gives rise to MSFPAPVTSPADDDAEDPSGLVGRVLADRYRVTGLLGVGGIGRVYRAVHLVLKREVALKVLLEHYQCVPELQRRFEREAMALAALSHPNIVTITDFVSTRDATFLVMELVEGRDLDELLEAEGAVPPVAAFAIMEQTLSCLAYAHARDVIHRDLKPQNVLVRELPGDRVHATVLDFGLAKFMDGSGPAANLTKTGLVVGTPAYMAPEQASGGRADQRADVYAAGIMFFEMLAGTHPFEGFEGADLLRQHLLTRAPTLASVCPGARIAPELESFVARALEKDGADRFADGGAMLDAFLALPPDAFSPAGGVTGKRAIRSDAPTAIGLKPTAPAMPAALSAHGEPRRGGGLAWIMAAIMAAIAIGAITWIYLRGPSAPTPTPPPTGAVGPSPATETTAATAPTNDAPTDDAPEAGDGDPTGAVEGDDEEDLEDEAEGEDTPLAVADDAPEDEPEEEIAPPAERPAARNPWREGTPRALVPIRRRVARGHPITTRHIRAVQQYRRRNPSDLRGRLALAQVYVARGWLTNALRQYRGAYRRDPSVRGDPRMRRDLARMTGLAPLHGEATDTLVEIYGEEARATLGRLLRREPDAETQRRYRAALDRLPAPD